One genomic window of Actinoplanes lobatus includes the following:
- a CDS encoding McrB family protein, with amino-acid sequence MSDDVIIPARQDERVREVGRELIERGFRDGTSLFTPERAVWRLETALELRRCYNERPDLGSDPFMVKLSRQLGDASDDAKQLLAELLTLQGLPLSNLTGGKLQQRVTTVLGWMDQPVAVPAHVQLAFDQGTWNGGTGAHTMLWRWLADAVDVLCGWFQLPEPERREALSGAWAWQAAVDHYRIMPSLRASLLYLAFPDHFLPILNTAHRKAIRGVFFKPGTPTDGDLDRELFDITVRLQRVSGQPVDYYRPPFVAQWRNTTRPPGERRAWLVRPRPGGAELAARWREQSFVSLAATHLGGIPAGAPVPDVRAAVEAGYQHLDYARQVALVSEFHAVLSRMDSDDIVVTLVDDQLYLGVIDGEAEYGDAQLRRPVGWLTTPPVPIGSLPAPLPAELDKQGTVVDLTGSLDALSALVDSSEPVDEPQPVSARPGLTGLPPVTAGLADELFLDRFWLQELVELLWDRRQVILHGPPGTGKTFLARAVANHIAERDAVRLVQFHPSYSYEDFFEGFRPAEGAAGSVAFAKTPGPLRAIAAEARDNPDRPYVLIIDEINRGNLAKIFGELYFLLEYRDEAVLLQYSPSEAFNLPPNVFIIGTMNTADRSIAMVDAAIRRRFAFLELHPGEAPVSGLLAAWLKEHGTDGDQRAVLLDALNDAIGEEDRDFQIGPSYLMRKNAVLERVWRHDLLPLLEEHYYGRMSRRQVHDRFGLDAIRAQLP; translated from the coding sequence GCTACAACGAGCGGCCCGACCTCGGTTCCGACCCGTTCATGGTCAAACTGTCGAGGCAGCTGGGTGATGCGTCCGATGACGCGAAACAGCTGCTCGCCGAGTTGCTGACACTCCAGGGGCTGCCGCTGTCGAACCTGACCGGCGGCAAGCTCCAGCAGCGCGTGACGACGGTGCTCGGCTGGATGGATCAGCCGGTCGCCGTCCCCGCACACGTGCAATTGGCCTTCGACCAGGGCACCTGGAACGGCGGCACCGGCGCCCACACCATGCTGTGGCGGTGGCTCGCCGACGCGGTCGACGTGCTGTGCGGCTGGTTCCAGCTCCCGGAGCCGGAGCGGCGGGAGGCCCTGTCCGGGGCGTGGGCCTGGCAGGCCGCCGTCGACCATTACCGGATCATGCCGTCGCTGCGGGCGTCGCTGCTCTACCTCGCCTTCCCGGACCACTTCCTGCCGATCCTGAACACCGCTCACCGGAAGGCGATCCGGGGCGTCTTCTTCAAGCCGGGCACGCCCACCGACGGTGACCTGGACCGGGAGCTCTTCGACATCACCGTGCGCCTGCAACGGGTGTCCGGGCAGCCGGTCGACTACTACCGGCCGCCGTTCGTCGCGCAGTGGCGCAACACCACCCGGCCGCCCGGTGAGCGCCGGGCCTGGCTGGTCCGGCCACGCCCGGGCGGGGCGGAGCTGGCCGCGCGGTGGCGGGAGCAGTCGTTCGTCTCCCTGGCCGCCACGCACCTCGGCGGGATCCCGGCGGGCGCCCCGGTTCCGGACGTCCGGGCCGCCGTCGAGGCCGGGTACCAGCACCTCGACTACGCCCGGCAGGTGGCCCTGGTCAGCGAGTTCCACGCGGTCCTGTCCCGGATGGACAGCGACGACATCGTCGTCACCCTGGTGGACGATCAGCTGTATCTCGGTGTCATCGACGGCGAGGCCGAGTACGGCGACGCCCAGCTGCGCCGCCCGGTCGGCTGGCTCACCACACCGCCCGTCCCGATCGGGTCGCTGCCCGCTCCGCTCCCCGCCGAGCTGGACAAACAGGGCACCGTCGTCGACCTGACCGGCTCCCTGGACGCGCTGTCCGCGCTGGTGGACTCCAGCGAGCCGGTCGACGAACCGCAGCCGGTGTCCGCCCGCCCCGGGCTCACCGGTCTGCCCCCGGTGACCGCCGGCCTGGCGGACGAGCTGTTCCTCGACCGGTTCTGGCTACAGGAACTGGTCGAGCTGCTGTGGGACCGGCGGCAGGTGATCCTGCACGGGCCGCCCGGCACCGGCAAGACCTTCCTGGCCCGGGCCGTCGCCAACCACATCGCCGAACGGGACGCCGTCCGGCTCGTGCAGTTCCATCCGTCGTACTCGTACGAGGACTTCTTCGAGGGTTTCCGGCCCGCCGAGGGAGCGGCCGGGTCGGTGGCCTTCGCCAAGACCCCCGGCCCGCTGCGGGCGATCGCCGCCGAGGCGCGGGACAATCCGGACCGCCCCTACGTGCTGATCATCGACGAGATCAACCGCGGCAACCTCGCGAAGATCTTCGGCGAGCTGTACTTCCTGCTGGAGTACCGGGACGAGGCGGTTCTTCTCCAGTACTCGCCGTCCGAGGCGTTCAACCTGCCGCCGAACGTGTTCATCATCGGCACGATGAACACCGCGGACCGGTCGATCGCCATGGTCGACGCGGCGATCCGGCGGCGGTTCGCGTTCCTCGAGCTGCATCCGGGTGAGGCACCGGTGTCCGGCCTGCTGGCGGCCTGGCTGAAGGAGCACGGCACCGACGGCGACCAGCGGGCGGTTCTGCTGGACGCGCTCAACGACGCGATCGGCGAGGAGGACCGCGACTTCCAGATCGGGCCGTCCTATCTGATGCGCAAGAACGCGGTGCTGGAACGGGTGTGGCGGCATGACCTGCTGCCGCTGCTGGAGGAGCACTACTACGGCCGGATGTCGCGTCGGCAGGTACACGACCGGTTCGGGCTCGACGCCATCCGTGCGCAACTGCCGTGA
- a CDS encoding McrC family protein → MNRVDLGELDKSGARCELTVDQAAALDATGLVKPRPEGGGWWRLWPNGYAGAVRIDDLDVEVHPKVGIARLLFLLGYAGDPGFRPEDVGAEAETELWPALAESLARQAERALAAGVMQGYVSVDDALPLVRGRIRFADQISHRAGLPLPVEVRYDEYSPDIAENRILRTALRRMRAVPRLPESARARLGHLDARLDGVRVLPHGAIPPEWRPSRLNARYLPALRLAALVLRQHSAEPGPGGQRMAAFVVDMARVFEDFLTTALREALAGRPGHTAGQYHTHLDTSRKILIKPDVVHLAGGRPVAVFDAKYKLSYPNEDAYQMLAYYTALGLARGWLVYAQGAASGPLPVRNTGIEIIRRPLDLTAPPGELLAQVRILADQAVPAQETTTGVRRPRALPP, encoded by the coding sequence GTGAACCGCGTCGACCTGGGTGAACTCGACAAGAGCGGGGCCCGCTGCGAGCTCACCGTGGACCAGGCGGCGGCGCTCGACGCGACCGGCCTGGTGAAGCCGCGTCCGGAGGGCGGTGGGTGGTGGCGCCTGTGGCCGAACGGGTACGCGGGCGCCGTACGCATCGACGATCTTGATGTTGAAGTGCACCCCAAGGTGGGCATCGCGCGGCTGCTCTTCCTGCTCGGTTATGCCGGTGATCCCGGGTTCCGGCCGGAGGACGTCGGCGCGGAGGCGGAGACGGAACTGTGGCCGGCGCTGGCCGAATCGCTGGCCCGGCAGGCGGAGCGGGCGCTGGCGGCCGGGGTCATGCAGGGGTATGTCTCGGTTGACGACGCGCTGCCGCTGGTGCGTGGCCGGATCCGGTTCGCCGACCAGATCTCGCACCGGGCCGGGCTGCCGCTGCCGGTCGAGGTCCGTTACGACGAGTATTCGCCGGACATCGCCGAGAACCGGATCCTGCGGACGGCGCTGCGGCGGATGCGCGCGGTGCCGCGGCTGCCCGAGTCGGCGCGGGCCCGGCTCGGCCATCTGGACGCGCGCCTCGACGGGGTGCGGGTGCTGCCGCATGGCGCGATCCCGCCGGAGTGGAGGCCTTCTCGCCTGAACGCCCGTTATCTGCCGGCGCTGCGGCTGGCCGCTCTGGTGCTGCGCCAGCACAGTGCCGAGCCGGGCCCGGGCGGTCAGCGCATGGCGGCGTTCGTGGTGGACATGGCGCGGGTGTTCGAGGATTTCCTGACCACGGCGTTGCGGGAGGCCCTGGCCGGCCGTCCGGGGCACACCGCCGGGCAGTACCACACCCATCTGGACACCTCACGCAAGATCCTGATCAAGCCGGACGTGGTTCATCTGGCCGGCGGGCGGCCGGTCGCGGTGTTCGACGCCAAGTACAAGCTGTCCTATCCGAACGAGGACGCCTACCAGATGCTGGCCTACTACACGGCGCTCGGCCTGGCCCGCGGCTGGCTGGTCTACGCGCAGGGCGCCGCCTCCGGCCCGCTGCCGGTCCGCAACACCGGGATCGAGATCATCCGCCGTCCGCTCGATCTGACCGCCCCGCCCGGCGAGTTGCTGGCGCAGGTCCGCATTCTCGCCGACCAGGCGGTTCCCGCCCAGGAGACAACCACGGGGGTACGCCGTCCGCGCGCCCTACCTCCGTAG
- a CDS encoding DUF6223 family protein, protein MGVQEVLAAGVYTMSSGRIIAGAAAVAGLAGVIAGARALARPARGPALFSLAAALVALVGGGFVAATSDSGIGTGNGRGGAYVAMVLGVISLVVGGLVLARSRRVSAP, encoded by the coding sequence ATGGGTGTTCAAGAGGTGCTGGCCGCCGGGGTGTACACGATGAGCAGTGGCCGGATCATTGCCGGTGCGGCCGCGGTCGCCGGGCTGGCCGGGGTGATCGCCGGTGCCCGCGCCCTGGCCCGACCGGCCCGCGGCCCGGCCCTGTTCTCGCTGGCCGCGGCCCTGGTCGCGCTGGTCGGCGGCGGGTTCGTGGCAGCCACGTCGGACAGCGGCATCGGCACCGGCAACGGGCGCGGCGGAGCGTACGTGGCGATGGTGCTCGGCGTGATCAGCCTCGTGGTCGGCGGGCTGGTCCTGGCCCGTTCGCGCCGCGTCAGCGCTCCGTAG
- a CDS encoding response regulator transcription factor, which produces MIRILLADDQTLVRAGFRSILDGEDGLEVVGEAGDGAEAVRLARDLRPDVVLMDIRMPRLDGLAATREITGARVIMLTTFDLDEYVYGALRAGASGFLVKDTEPAELIHAVRVVARGDALIAPAVTRRLIAEFAARATHPDPGPRLSALTDREREVMALVAAGLSNDEIAAHLVLSPATAKTHVSRIMTKTGVRDRAQLVILAYESGLIVPGWSAPTER; this is translated from the coding sequence ATGATCAGGATTCTGCTGGCGGACGACCAGACGCTGGTCCGGGCCGGATTCCGGTCGATCCTCGACGGAGAGGACGGCCTGGAGGTGGTGGGCGAGGCCGGTGACGGGGCCGAGGCCGTCCGCCTGGCGCGGGACCTGCGGCCGGACGTGGTGCTCATGGACATCCGGATGCCGCGGCTCGACGGGCTGGCCGCCACCCGGGAGATCACCGGCGCTCGGGTGATCATGCTGACCACGTTCGACCTGGACGAGTACGTCTACGGTGCACTGCGCGCCGGCGCGAGCGGCTTCCTGGTCAAGGACACCGAACCGGCCGAGCTGATCCACGCCGTCCGGGTCGTCGCCCGCGGGGACGCTCTGATCGCGCCGGCCGTCACCCGCCGCCTGATCGCCGAGTTCGCGGCCCGCGCCACCCACCCGGACCCGGGCCCGAGGCTGAGCGCGCTCACCGACCGGGAACGCGAGGTGATGGCCCTGGTGGCGGCCGGCCTGTCGAACGACGAGATCGCCGCCCACCTGGTGCTCAGCCCGGCCACCGCGAAGACCCACGTCAGCCGGATCATGACCAAGACGGGCGTCCGGGACCGGGCTCAGCTGGTGATTCTGGCCTACGAATCGGGCCTGATCGTTCCGGGCTGGTCAGCCCCTACGGAGCGCTGA